In the genome of Candidatus Pristimantibacillus lignocellulolyticus, the window TCCTTCAATTGCTTATAAAAATATAAATGCTGCTCCTCAATAAAATGTCCCTGATCATCTTTCAGATGCGGGGCTATAATTGAAAATTGCTCCGCATTATCCAGACTTGTCGTTGCATAGACTATACCTTCATCGTTTAATAATAACTGAATGTTTTCACTCTCGGTCACATGATCAGTAGATTGAAGCAAATAATCTTCCGCTATCATAATCGTTACTATCCCTAACATGTTTCTTGTAGATGAATATAACTTGCTAACAAGCGTATAAACATCACGATTCGTATTCAATTGATTCGGAAAATTAGGCGCTTCATCCGGAGTTAACCATATGTAAGATTTCGTTTCATCATTCACAAAATTTTGAATATTAGGATGTTGCTGTTGATGCCGCAGATTTAGAAAATACGGCCATGATTCAGGAATATTATCATTTTGCATAAACACTCTTATCGTGTAGTCATCAGATTCAGTAAAAGCTGTAGCATATTTTACGATTGGCACGATTCCATCCAAGTAATAGCTAAGAAATTCTGATTCATCCTCAAGGTAAGGATCATCCATAAATTCCAATAACTTAATGTTTTTTATGACTACATCATTCAAATCATAAGAAACTGCTAGTTTCCTCACTAATTCATCACTAGTCTGATTAAAGGTAAACTCCATTTGTGTAATGAATTCATTTTGTATGCGTTCTGTCGAATTATGATTCAGTCTAATTAATACTAATGAAAATAGAATAAAAGGAATTGAATAAATAACAATCATCTTAACGATGATACTATTCAGACCAAACTTTTGCTTCATCCTGCTGCTCCCTCACCTAAATTATTAGCATCGTATCATAAAAGATAACAATCATCTAGCTATATTGACGATATTGATGTCTATATTGAGCTGGTGTAATGCCATGTTCCTTCTTAAATAATCTTATAAAGTAGTTGGTGTCCATTCCTACTAAATTCGATATTTCTTGAATTGTTAAATGAATATTCTCCTTCGATTCAAGCAATAATATCGCCTGTTCCAATCGTAATCGTTGCAAATAAGTTAGTGGATTTACACCATATGTTTCTTTAAATAAACGTTGAAAATGCTGAACTGAATACCCAACAGCATATGCAATATTTGCAATTCTTATATTTTCATTGTAATGCTGCTGCAGAAGGTGAACAGCCCGTTGTAAGGCATGTGTTGAAGGTGTTGAATGAACGACTGCAGAAGGTTTTTCTTTCAATGCAACGATTTGAGACAGAACAATTAACCAATCATATAACTGCACAGATATATTTCTATCCACATGCTGTTCTTCATCATAATGACTATTCCACATTTGGTGGATCCGTTCACTTGTCTGTTGTAATTGATCATAATTCAATGAGATTGGTGTTAGCATTGGAATCGCACTCGCACTAATGAGCGACTCAGCCAAATATCCACTAATACCCATATAACCTAAAATCCACATTTGATCTTGCTCAGGGTAGTACTCATGAGCAAGCTTCCCCGGAACAAGCAATACTTGTCCAACTTCCAGTATAATCTTTTGTTGCCCAGCAAAATGAAATACACCTTCTCCTTCAAAATTAATAAAGCATTGCAGCGTCGGGTAACCAATAGGACGATTTTGAGAGGTTTGCTCATGCAACCCACAACTGTACAATGACAAGGGGTAACTTTGATTGGAATAATTCTGAAACAAACGGAATGGAAGCATTAGCGTTCTCCTTAAATATTCATTTTATATTATTCTACTTATTTTTATTTATAGCATATATATCAAATCATCTATTGCATAGACTAATATTTATGGACTTTAATAATATCGCTGTTCTTATAATGATCCAACACGACCAATCCCAACTCATAATATTCATTTTGTACTATTTTATATCCGTTTTTGTGCTAACGATTGAACCTCATTTTTCCTTACAATGAAACTATATTTTTTGAGAGGATGATGGTGATGCGTGAACGATTAAGTATGGATAAGGATTGGCTTTTTCACTTAGGAGAACTACAACGTAATGATGAATCATCTCATGATGCGATATATGGAAATGCAAAAGCAGGTGGATTAAAAGGTGCTGCTAGCATCGAATGGAATGATAATGAATGGGATACTGTCCAATTACCTCACGATTGGTCTTATCAATTGCCATTTGACCGTGAGCACGGTATTGCCGACTTCGGTTATAAGCAAAGAGGTACAGGATGGTATCGTAAAAAATTCAAACTTTCAACTGAAGATGAAGGAAAACAGCTATTACTTGAATTTGATGGAATTGCTACACATGCTACGATTTACTTGAATGGTAGCATATTAGAAAGAAACTTCTGTGGATATACAAGCTTCGCAGTAGATATTACGGATCGGGCATTCTATGGTGATCGTCCTAACCTACTAGTTGTCAAAGTCGATGCTTCTATTTCCGAGGGCTGGTGGTATGAGGGTGCAGGTATCTATCGTCATGTGTGGCTGACGAAAACAGCTCCAATACATATTGATCATCGTGGTGTGTGGGTTCGTCCAGAGAAACAAGAAGACAAGCAGTGGCATACTCATATAGAAACAAAACTTAGCAACGATGCCCCTGAGCGTGCAGAGTACAAGCTCATTTCTCGAATCTATAATGATAAAAAGCTGTTAGTTGCTGAGGATATTTATTCTGATGTACTAGAATCTGGAGTAGCAAAGTCGATTAATACACAAATTCCTATGCAAGATCCTGAACTTTGGGATATAGATGCACCACATTTATACGAACTACACTCAATTATCGAATGTAATGGTCAGATGATCGATCGAGTAACTACGACTTTTGGTTATCGTACGATTCGTATTTGTCCAGATAAGGGCTTCTATCTCAATGAACGCCAGCTAAAGCTAAAGGGAACTTGTAATCATCAGGATCATGCAGGGGTGGGAGTTGCTTTACCAGATTCCTTGCAAGAATATCGTATTAAGCGCTTAAAAGATATGGGTAGTAATGCATATCGTTGTGCACATCACAATCCTACACCCGAATTATTAGAGGCTTGTGACCGCTTAGGAATGCTCGTTATGGATGAGAATAGAAATTTTGATAGCTCACGAGAAGGAATACTTCAAGTCGAGAATATGGTTACTAGAGATCGTAACCATCCATCAGTTATTTTTTATAGTTTGTTTAACGAAGAACCACTTCAAGGAACACCTATCGGTAGAAAGATGTTCCAGCGCATGAAGAAAGCAGTACAACAATTAGATCCTACTCGCCCGATATTAGGAGCTATGCATGGCGGTGTAATGGAGGATCATGGTATCGCAGATATTTCAGATATTACTGGTTTTAACTATATGAATGGCGCTTACGATAAATTTAAAGAGAAGCATCCTCAGCAACCAATGATCGGCTCAGAAACAGTTAGTGCCTTTTCGACTCGTAACTGCTATGAAAGTAACACTACCACACAAGTGTTTGACAGCTATGATCGTGAACGTGCCAACTGGGGTAACACCGTTCGTGAATCTTGGAAAACAATCAATACTCGAGATTACGTTATGGGTACTTTCGTCTGGACTGGCTTCGATTACCGTGGAGAACCCACTCCTTATGAATGGCCAAGTGTTAGTACACACTTTGGTATTATGGATACTTGTGGCTTCCCTAAGGATGCCTATTACTTGTATCAAGCATTTTGGCTAGACGATCCAATTTTGCATATTCTCCCACATTGGAACTGGCAAGGTAAAGAAGGACATTCGATCGACGTCATGGCTCATACGAATTGCGATGAGGTTGCTCTTTATATCAATGGTAAATTAGTAAGCCGTCAATCCGTAGATATTTACGAACAATTAACGTGGAAAGTTCCTTATGAACCAGGTGTTCTGAAGGCTGAGGGATACCGTAATCAACAGCTTGTTAAAGTAACGGAAGTGAAAACTACGGGAGAAGCTGTTGCTCTTAAGGCTGAACTACAAAAGTCAGAGCTACTTAGTAATGGTAAAGATGCGACAGTCGTTAATATTTATGCGATTGATAAAGACAACAATTTTGTTCCAACTGACAATCGTCTTCTAACCTTCTCTATTCAAGGTGATGGCAAAATATTAGGCTCCGGTAATGGTAATCCTAACAGTCACGAATCTGATATTAGTAACGAACGTCATTTATTTAACGGCTGTATGCAGTTAATTATTCAAAGTACTGCTGGTACTACACCAATTACACTGCAATTTGAAGGCACTGGTTTAGAGACGTTACAGATTCCTATCCCCGTCATTACTACTGATGAATATCTTCATATACCATCCGTAAGTGAGCGCTATATTAACGAATGGATCGTTTCTCAAACACCATATGAGGAGCGCCCTGACGCTAATATGGAAATTGCGACTACGGATATGAATAGCTGGGAAAAAGTAGATGTAAGCTTCGGGGCAAGAGAAACATTAAAAGGAATCGACGGCTATGTTATTTATCGTAATCGTATCCCAATGTCGTTTGTTCAAAATGAACAAGCCCCATATCTATGGTTCCATTCTATCTGTGGAAACGCTGAAATCTATATCAATGAAAAGCTTGTCCTTAAGCAAGATTTCCCGTGGTCAATGGATTTGGAAGTTCCACTTAGTTTACCTTTTGACAATGAAATGATTACCATTACAGTATTACTAGCTATTAACAAAGAAATGTACAGTCCAGGTGTAAACGGAGCTGTATCGATTAGAACCAAGTAAACGTAAACGAAAAAAAGCTAATCCCTTAGTTATCGTAAGATAATTAGAGGATTAGCTTTTTCATTTACACTAGTAATCACTAGCAACTGATTCTGCTTTGTTCACAATAGCTATACCTGCACTAGCACCAATACGAGATGCACCTGCTTTAATCATTGCAACTGTTGTATCGTAATCACGAATGCCTCCTGATGCTTTCACACCAACCTCAGCACCTACAGTGTGTCTCATTAGAGCAATATGCTCTACGCTAGCACCGCCCGAGCTGAATCCAGTAGATGTTTTCACAAACTGTGCACCTGCTTCTACAGCTAGCTGACAAGCTATCACAATCTCTTCATTCGTAAGCAAACTTGTTTCTAGAATCACCTTCACAGTTGCATTAGCACCCGAGGCATTTACAACCGCTTCAATATCCGATTTGACTGCACTTAAAAACCTACTTTTTAAGTAACCGACATTGAGTACCATATCAATTTCAGTTGCGCCATCCGCTACAGCCTGCTGAGCTTCTAACGCCTTAATTGATGTTGTATTTGCTCCTAACGGGAATCCTATGACCGTTGTAATACCTACTTCACGATCGTCTTGTAATTGCTCTGACGCAAGCTTTACCCAGCATGGTTGAATACATACCGTTGCAAATCGATATTGTTTAGCTTCTGTGCATAATTGAATAATGTTTTGCTCCGTAGCATCAGCTTTGAGCAAGGTATGATCAATATAAGAAGCTAGTTGATTTCCGTTCATTATTAGACACTCCTGTCATCGATATTTCATTGACATTATTGTAACGTTAATGAAATGAAATAGCTATTCCAGAAGTACTATTTATATTACTTCAGAAGATTAATTTTCAATAAGACATAAGCGAATGCAAATAACTATACAGATAGTACAAACCCTCTGTAAAAACATGGTCATGATTACCCTGCAGTATCATGACCAGTCTCATTACAATAATTCTTTACGAAGTTCAGCAGCTGATTTTGGAGACAAGTAACCGAAAGGAATATCGAATACTGTCTTAGCACCTTTTTGTCCTTCATTTGCAAGCTTGTAAGCCGCACGTGCATAAGCAACTAGAACGCTTGAAGTGAATTCTGGATTACTTTCCAAGTTCAAACCAAACTCCATAATTTGCGTAGTATTTTCACCAGTGGTACCACTTCTTAGTACAAGTCCACCATGAGGCATAGCAGAGTGATTAGCTTCTAATTCTTCTTCAGAGATAAAGTTAACGATTGTATCGTAATCTGCGAAGTAGTTAGGCATAGAAACGATTTCTTCTCTAATGCGCTCAAGATCCGCACCTTCTTCAGCTACTACATAGCATTCACGAAGATGTTTTTCACGAGTAGAAAACTCAGGGTTTTCACCGTTACGTACACGTTGTACCGCATCTTCAACTGGAATAGTGTATTGTTTACCGTTTTTCACGCCTGCAACACGACGAATCGCATCAGAGTGACCTTGACTTACACCTTTACCCCAGAAAGTATATCCATTACCTACAGGTAAGATGGATTCAAACAACAATCTGTTCAAAGAGAATAGACCTGGGTCCCAGCCTGTTGAAATAACGGCTACTTTACCACTTTCATTAGCAGCAGCATTAACTTCATCGAAGTAATCTGGAATTTTAGCATGAGTGTCAAAGCTGTCAACTACGTTGAACATTTTCGCAAATTGCGGTCCTTGTTCAGGAAGATCTGTAGCAGAACCTCCACATAGAATCATGACATCAATGTCATTTACAAAGTTTGTTGCATCCTCGATCGAATATGCTTTTGTGTCAGAAGAAATAGTTGCAGGATCTCTTCGAGTGAAAATTGCATCCACTTGCATATCCGGATTTTGTGCGATGGATAATTCAACGCCACGGCCAAGATTGCCGTATCCTACGATTCCAACGCGAATCCGCTTAGTCATAATTGAAAACTCACCTTTCTTTAATAAAAGTTTGATTCTAGAAGCTTAAACCCAGCCTCTTGCTTCCATTGCAGCAGAGATGCGTTTAATTGCGATCATGTATGCAGCTTTACGAAGGTTTACATTGTATTCTTTCGCAAGATCACGAACTTCCTTATATGAGTTAATCATAATTACTTCTAGTTTTTCAAGTACTTCTTCTTCGCTCCAGTAATAATTCATCAAGTTTTGTACCCACTCGAAGTAAGAAACCGTTACGCCACCTGCATTTGCAAGTACGTCAGGAATAACGATAATTCCTTTTTCAGTAAGAACGCGATCAGCTTCAGGAGTAGTAGGTCCATTAGCTGCTTCAGCTACGATTGTTGCTTTAATAGCTGCTGCATTTGAAGAAGTAATTACATTTTCAAGAGCTGCAGGGATAAGAACAGTTACATCAAGTTCAAGTAAAGCTTCGTTTGAAATATGGAATTCTTTGCCATAGTCAAGAATAGAAGCATTATCTTTAAGCTCTCCAACTTTAGCAAGATCTAGTCCGTTAGGATCGTAGATACCACCTTTAGAGTCACTTACTGCTACTACTTTAC includes:
- a CDS encoding AraC family transcriptional regulator, yielding MLPFRLFQNYSNQSYPLSLYSCGLHEQTSQNRPIGYPTLQCFINFEGEGVFHFAGQQKIILEVGQVLLVPGKLAHEYYPEQDQMWILGYMGISGYLAESLISASAIPMLTPISLNYDQLQQTSERIHQMWNSHYDEEQHVDRNISVQLYDWLIVLSQIVALKEKPSAVVHSTPSTHALQRAVHLLQQHYNENIRIANIAYAVGYSVQHFQRLFKETYGVNPLTYLQRLRLEQAILLLESKENIHLTIQEISNLVGMDTNYFIRLFKKEHGITPAQYRHQYRQYS
- a CDS encoding DUF4982 domain-containing protein — encoded protein: MRERLSMDKDWLFHLGELQRNDESSHDAIYGNAKAGGLKGAASIEWNDNEWDTVQLPHDWSYQLPFDREHGIADFGYKQRGTGWYRKKFKLSTEDEGKQLLLEFDGIATHATIYLNGSILERNFCGYTSFAVDITDRAFYGDRPNLLVVKVDASISEGWWYEGAGIYRHVWLTKTAPIHIDHRGVWVRPEKQEDKQWHTHIETKLSNDAPERAEYKLISRIYNDKKLLVAEDIYSDVLESGVAKSINTQIPMQDPELWDIDAPHLYELHSIIECNGQMIDRVTTTFGYRTIRICPDKGFYLNERQLKLKGTCNHQDHAGVGVALPDSLQEYRIKRLKDMGSNAYRCAHHNPTPELLEACDRLGMLVMDENRNFDSSREGILQVENMVTRDRNHPSVIFYSLFNEEPLQGTPIGRKMFQRMKKAVQQLDPTRPILGAMHGGVMEDHGIADISDITGFNYMNGAYDKFKEKHPQQPMIGSETVSAFSTRNCYESNTTTQVFDSYDRERANWGNTVRESWKTINTRDYVMGTFVWTGFDYRGEPTPYEWPSVSTHFGIMDTCGFPKDAYYLYQAFWLDDPILHILPHWNWQGKEGHSIDVMAHTNCDEVALYINGKLVSRQSVDIYEQLTWKVPYEPGVLKAEGYRNQQLVKVTEVKTTGEAVALKAELQKSELLSNGKDATVVNIYAIDKDNNFVPTDNRLLTFSIQGDGKILGSGNGNPNSHESDISNERHLFNGCMQLIIQSTAGTTPITLQFEGTGLETLQIPIPVITTDEYLHIPSVSERYINEWIVSQTPYEERPDANMEIATTDMNSWEKVDVSFGARETLKGIDGYVIYRNRIPMSFVQNEQAPYLWFHSICGNAEIYINEKLVLKQDFPWSMDLEVPLSLPFDNEMITITVLLAINKEMYSPGVNGAVSIRTK
- the deoC gene encoding deoxyribose-phosphate aldolase, which produces MNGNQLASYIDHTLLKADATEQNIIQLCTEAKQYRFATVCIQPCWVKLASEQLQDDREVGITTVIGFPLGANTTSIKALEAQQAVADGATEIDMVLNVGYLKSRFLSAVKSDIEAVVNASGANATVKVILETSLLTNEEIVIACQLAVEAGAQFVKTSTGFSSGGASVEHIALMRHTVGAEVGVKASGGIRDYDTTVAMIKAGASRIGASAGIAIVNKAESVASDY
- a CDS encoding diaminopimelate dehydrogenase, translated to MTKRIRVGIVGYGNLGRGVELSIAQNPDMQVDAIFTRRDPATISSDTKAYSIEDATNFVNDIDVMILCGGSATDLPEQGPQFAKMFNVVDSFDTHAKIPDYFDEVNAAANESGKVAVISTGWDPGLFSLNRLLFESILPVGNGYTFWGKGVSQGHSDAIRRVAGVKNGKQYTIPVEDAVQRVRNGENPEFSTREKHLRECYVVAEEGADLERIREEIVSMPNYFADYDTIVNFISEEELEANHSAMPHGGLVLRSGTTGENTTQIMEFGLNLESNPEFTSSVLVAYARAAYKLANEGQKGAKTVFDIPFGYLSPKSAAELRKELL